The sequence below is a genomic window from Paucidesulfovibrio longus DSM 6739.
TTCGGTAGAACTTGCACAACTGCAAAAGAAGGAAGGAAAATTATGAAACGCATTGTGGTCCTGGCGGCTCTGCTCGCCATGGTCATCGGCACCGCCTCCATGGCTTCCGCTGCCGACCTGACCGCCACCGGTTCCTGGTACATCGCCGGCATCTGGCACGACGGCGAGTCCTACAACGACAGAACCTCCGAGAGCGACTTCGACGTCTACCAGCGTCTGCGCACCTCGTTCAACTTCACCGCCAATGAGAACCTGAAGGGCGTCCTGCAGCTCGAGATCGGCACCAGCCAGTGGGGCTCCGGCTTCGCCGCCCTGGGCGCTGACCAGCGTAACATCGAGATCAAGTCCGCCTACATCAACTGGGTGTGGCCCAACACCGATGTTTCCATCACCGCCGGTGTCCTGCCCCTGGCTCTGCCTTCCGGCGCCGCCGGTAGCGCCGTGCTGGACGACGACGTTGCTGCCCTGGTCGTCTCCACCCCGATCACCGAAAACATCGGCCTGCTGGCTGGTTGGGCTCGCCCCTACAGCCACCTGAACGACGCCAACGACTACGACACCGCCCTGGATGTCGTCTTCGCCGCCGTTCCCCTGACCTTTGACGGCATCTCCGCCACCCCGTACTTCGCGTACCTGTACTCCGGCGACAAGACCGCCGAAGCTGCTGGCGCTGCCGCTCTGGACAACCTGATGATCGCCAACTCCACCCAGCTCGCCACCAACGGCGAGAACACCACCGCGTGGTGGGGCGGCCTGGCTTTCAACATGACCATGTTCGATCCGATCACCCTGAACGCCAGCTTCGTGTACGGCTCCGCTGATCCCTCCGTCTCCGACGGCACCCGCTCCGGCTGGTTGGCCGACCTGGCTGTCGCCTACACCGGTCTGGACTACGTGACCCCGGAACTGTTCTTCACCTACTCCACCGGTGAAGACGGCAACGCCTCCAAGGATGCCGATTCCGAGCGTCTGCCCACGATCTCCGGCGACTACGCCTTCGGCACCACCTTCTTCAGCTCCGGCGGCATGGTTGCCGACCAGGGCCTGCAGAACATGACCGCTCAGCTCGGTTACTGGGCCCTCGGCCTGAACCTGAAGGACATCTCCTTCCTGGAAGGTCTGACCCACTCCTTCACGATCATGTACGCCCAGGGCACCAACGACAAGGACTTCGCGAAGAACTTCAATGACACTCGCGCCACCCTTGCCGTGTACGGCCGTACCCTGACCGAAGAAGACTCCCTGTGGGAGCTTTCCATGGTCAACAAGTACAAGATCTACGACGAGCTGACCGCCACCCTGGGCCTGTCCTACGTGGCTGCTGACTTCGACGAAGAGACTTGGGAAGCCACCGGCGTCAACAACATCGACGCCACCGACTCCGCTCGTATGGTCATCGGCATCGAGTACAAGTTCTAAGCAAGGCCTCACGGCCTGACACTGAAACGATCCGCTTGGGCCGGAACCGAAAGGTTCCGGCCCTTCTCATTTTCAGCCCCCCCACTGGCAGGAACACGGACTCGACTTTTGACACGCTGTTGGCTACAATAATCAGCTTGAACAGGGCAGGCCAGCTCCTGTCCCCCTGTCCTCCCTACAGCAAGGAAAACACATGCCCTGCAAGACCATCCGCTACAGCAACGAAAGCGACTGGTCCCCATTGCGGGATCAGCTTGCCGCGCGGAAAAACCCCGATTCCAAAGTGGAATCCCGCGTTCGAGAAATTCTGGAACGAGTGCATGCCGAAGGGGATTCGGCCCTTGTCGATTACACCCGCCTCTTCGATTGCCCGGATTTTTCGCCCGACATGCTGCGCGTCCCGGATTCGCAACTCGAAACGGCCCTGCGGGAAGTCCCCAAGACCGATCTTGAGATCCTGGAACAAGCCATTCACAACGTCCGCGCATTTCATGAGCGGCAGCGCGAGAATTCCTGGTGGACCACGGCTCCGGACGGAACGCTGCTCGGCCAGATGGTTTCCCCGGTCGACCGCGTGGGACTGTACGTTCCCGGCGGACAAGGGGGATCCACCCCGCTGATCTCCAGCATCATCATGAATGCGGTGCCCGCGCTGGTCGCCGGAGTCGAACAGGTCATCATGGTTTCACCGCCCCGCAAGGACGGCACCCTGAACCCCTACCTGCTCGCCACCGCCGCGCTCCTCGGCATCAAGGACGTCTTCGCGGTGGGCAGCGCCTGGGCCATCGGCGCTCTCGCCTACGGAACAGCGTCCATTCCCGCTTGCGACGTCATCGCCGGTCCGGGCAACATCTACGTGGCCACAGCCAAAGCCCTGCTCGTGGGGCAGGTCGGCATCGACATGATCGCCGGTCCCAGCGAGATCGCCATTGTTGCGGACGAGTCTGCCGATCCTGCATGGCTCGCGGCGGACATGCTCTCCCAGGCGGAGCACGATCCCCTTGCCGCCGCCCTGCTCGTGACCACTTCGGAGGCTCTCGCCCAAAAGGTCGCGAAGGAACTCAAGGCGCAGACCGCTGCTTTGCCCCGCGGAGAAATCGCGGCCAAATCCCTCTCGGATTGGGGCTCGCTTGTCCTCACTCCCGACCTGAACACGGCCGTGGAGCTGGTCAACCGCATCGCGCCGGAACACCTTGAGCTCTGCGTGGCCGAGCCCTGGCCCCTGCTCGGAAAAATCCGCCATGCGGGCGCCATCTTCATGGGCCATCACTGCCCCGAACCGGTGGGTGATTATTTCGCCGGGCCGAACCACGTCCTGCCGACCCTGGGCACGGCGCGGTTCTCCTCGGCCCTGTCCGTACAGGCTTTTTGCAAGAAAACCAGTGTCATCGCCGCGTCGCCCGCCTATGTTCGCGACCACGGCGGCAAAATCGCACGCCTTGCGCGGCTGGAAGGGCTCGAAGCCCACGCCCGCTCGGTGGAAATCCGTTTCAAGGATTAAGAGGTAGACATGAAGCCCGTTATTCAGACCGACATCAAGGAATACCCTCTGGCCTCTCGCGGAAAAGTCCGCGATATTTATGAAATCTCGCCGGATTCTCTGCTGATCGTAACCACGGACCGCATTTCGGCCTTCGATGTGATCATGCCGGATC
It includes:
- a CDS encoding outer membrane homotrimeric porin, whose protein sequence is MKRIVVLAALLAMVIGTASMASAADLTATGSWYIAGIWHDGESYNDRTSESDFDVYQRLRTSFNFTANENLKGVLQLEIGTSQWGSGFAALGADQRNIEIKSAYINWVWPNTDVSITAGVLPLALPSGAAGSAVLDDDVAALVVSTPITENIGLLAGWARPYSHLNDANDYDTALDVVFAAVPLTFDGISATPYFAYLYSGDKTAEAAGAAALDNLMIANSTQLATNGENTTAWWGGLAFNMTMFDPITLNASFVYGSADPSVSDGTRSGWLADLAVAYTGLDYVTPELFFTYSTGEDGNASKDADSERLPTISGDYAFGTTFFSSGGMVADQGLQNMTAQLGYWALGLNLKDISFLEGLTHSFTIMYAQGTNDKDFAKNFNDTRATLAVYGRTLTEEDSLWELSMVNKYKIYDELTATLGLSYVAADFDEETWEATGVNNIDATDSARMVIGIEYKF
- the hisD gene encoding histidinol dehydrogenase, producing MPCKTIRYSNESDWSPLRDQLAARKNPDSKVESRVREILERVHAEGDSALVDYTRLFDCPDFSPDMLRVPDSQLETALREVPKTDLEILEQAIHNVRAFHERQRENSWWTTAPDGTLLGQMVSPVDRVGLYVPGGQGGSTPLISSIIMNAVPALVAGVEQVIMVSPPRKDGTLNPYLLATAALLGIKDVFAVGSAWAIGALAYGTASIPACDVIAGPGNIYVATAKALLVGQVGIDMIAGPSEIAIVADESADPAWLAADMLSQAEHDPLAAALLVTTSEALAQKVAKELKAQTAALPRGEIAAKSLSDWGSLVLTPDLNTAVELVNRIAPEHLELCVAEPWPLLGKIRHAGAIFMGHHCPEPVGDYFAGPNHVLPTLGTARFSSALSVQAFCKKTSVIAASPAYVRDHGGKIARLARLEGLEAHARSVEIRFKD